The Cyanobacteriota bacterium genome segment AGGGTTCTTGCTGTTTCCCCTAGCCTATTCGTTTTTAGGTGTGGTTCCCGTTCAGGCTACCCTCTCGGAGTTAATTTACTATTTCCTGCCATACTATGTGATGCAGCTTACAGTGTTTGCTTGGCTGAACTATGGCAGTCGATCGGCACTGTTATCTGATATCTATGCATTGGTGCTGTGTTTTCCCTTAGCACTAACTGTCTTTCAGGTGATGCTCCGTCCCTTTTCTAAGGGATTCAAAGTCACCCCCAAGGGCACCTCTAGCGATCGGTTCACCTTTAATTGGGACTTGGCAATGCCCTTAATTATCATGTTTATCCTGTCAGCAGTCAGTCTCTGGCGCAATTTGGGAATTTGCATTGTGGACTGGCAGATGGGAGATTATACGGGTCATATTAAAGGTCTAGGTCTAGGGTGGCTGTGGAGTGCCTATAACGTAATGTTATTGGGGATTTCATTATTAATCTTGCTAGATTCCCCCAAACCCAGCGTCAATGAGTGGTTTGGCCTGCAACGGGTTGTTAGATGCGACATATTGAATGTTAATCCCCAGAGTAAGGGCTTGGCTGGCCAATCATCGGCCACTGATTGTCATCAACCCGGATCTTGGTCAACCATATCTACCGTTTGGGGAATGACCACCATGCTCTCGGAAGCCGGAGCAGAAATCATGGTGACCCAGCGCTTGCCCAAATTAGAAGAGCATCAAACAGTTGCGGTGGCCTTGACTATCCTGGAAGAAAATTTGACCCTGCCGGGATTGATTACCTGCACGAGTTGGCAAAATGGTTTTCCAGTGGCTCGCATCTGGTTTGAGCCACTTACCCTAGCACAACAACGTCAACTTATTACGTTGCTGTTTTGCCGTCCAGGGCAATGGCTGAGCAACAAGACACCAGGAGAGTTTCAGTCGCTGCTGTTGCTGTTTCGGATGTTGTTCAAACCTAAGGTTGTGTTTGAGCGTCGTCCTAGTATCCGAGCGATCGCTATTGCCAACGTATAGAAATTGCACGTTTTCACATATTCAGGTTTACAGACCCAGGGCGGCTAGCCCAGTCAGCAGCGATCGTTCTAAGGCCGTAGTCATGGCGATCGCAGTTTGCTTATCCGTTGCCTGCCGATAATGACAGCTAACAATGGGCGGACACAGATTGAGATCCACGCGGGCACGAACGCGATCAACGGGTCGATACCGAAGGGCCACTGGCACGATTGGGATTGATTGACCGTCTTTTTCGGCCTGCAACACAAGTCGTGCTAGCCCTGGTTTTAGCGATCGCAGCGGCTGATTGGTGACAATTCCACCTTCTGGAAAAATGACTAGTTTTTTGCCCTGTTGCAACAAGGTCACCACTGTCCGCAAACTTGATGGCTTAGGTTGATCAACATCCACAGGAAACGCTCCTAGGCGGCTAATAAACCATCCCTGTACCCCTTCAAACTGGTTAGCATTCGTCAAAAAATAGTAGGGTGTTGTGCTTAGCAGCGGAACAATCACAGGATCCCAACGGCTATAGTGCTTTACAGCTAGAATCAGTGGCCCCTGAGTCGGTAGGTGGTGGTAGTTGTGAATTACAATTTGGCTGAAGTAAAGACTGAGAAACAGTCGGTGCACAGGCAACAGGAAGCAGTATAGCCAGGGGTTAATCTGTACGTCGATAGTCATAATTCTGCTGCTCTATCACTGTAATACCACTTCTCCATGCCACGGCTACAGATAGCTTGTAGTAAGGACTTAAGTCCTGACCTGCTGCTCTATCACTGTAATACCACTTCTCCATGCCACGGCCACGGATAGCTTGTAGTAAGGACTTAAGTCCTTACTACGAACTTATGGGTTATGTTGCCCGCTTTTGGAGAATTGGGATGACTCACTGTCGTCAGCATCATGATTGTCATGATTTTGCTGCCTGATCACCATAATTCAC includes the following:
- a CDS encoding 1-acyl-sn-glycerol-3-phosphate acyltransferase; the encoded protein is MTIDVQINPWLYCFLLPVHRLFLSLYFSQIVIHNYHHLPTQGPLILAVKHYSRWDPVIVPLLSTTPYYFLTNANQFEGVQGWFISRLGAFPVDVDQPKPSSLRTVVTLLQQGKKLVIFPEGGIVTNQPLRSLKPGLARLVLQAEKDGQSIPIVPVALRYRPVDRVRARVDLNLCPPIVSCHYRQATDKQTAIAMTTALERSLLTGLAALGL